One genomic region from Vanacampus margaritifer isolate UIUO_Vmar chromosome 2, RoL_Vmar_1.0, whole genome shotgun sequence encodes:
- the socs1a gene encoding suppressor of cytokine signaling 1a: protein MVTNSAADGKHHLSGSSSSESSELEQLRQRAVPKPKLKCALAPCKYLTHFPTFNCKEDCRIITDTAAQLELSGFYWGPLGVEEAHRMLKDAPPGSYLIRDSRQKDVFFTLSYHAKSGPVSVRIDYKWQKFSLAGNERTFPSLFALLEHYTDSPKRSLRVPYRKCEPTLQELCRRRVMELCGGGRNVSELPLTNVAQGFLLEFPYKL, encoded by the coding sequence ATGGTAACCAACAGCGCGGCAGACGGCAAGCATCACTTGTCAGGCTCTTCAAGCTCAGAATCTTCTGAGTTGGAGCAGCTTCGGCAGCGCGCCGTTCCGAAACCTAAGCTGAAGTGTGCGTTGGCGCCATGCAAGTACCTGACCCACTTCCCCACGTTCAACTGCAAGGAGGACTGCCGGATCATCACGGACACAGCGGCCCAGCTGGAGCTGAGCGGCTTCTATTGGGGTCCCCTGGGAGTAGAGGAGGCCCACCGCATGCTGAAGGACGCCCCGCCGGGCAGCTACCTCATCCGGGACAGCCGGCagaaagacgtttttttcacgCTGTCCTATCACGCCAAGAGCGGGCCGGTCAGCGTCCGCATCGACTACAAGTGGCAGAAATTCTCCCTCGCTGGAAACGAGCGCACTTTCCCTTCTCTCTTTGCCCTCTTGGAGCATTACACCGACTCTCCCAAGAGGAGCCTGAGGGTCCCATACAGGAAATGCGAGCCCACACTGCAGGAGCTTTGCAGGAGGCGCGTCATGGAACTCTGCGGCGGTGGGAGGAACGTTTCGGAGCTGCCCCTCACCAATGTCGCCCAAGGTTTCCTCTTGGAATTCCCTTACAAGTTATGA